One stretch of Nocardia fluminea DNA includes these proteins:
- a CDS encoding anti-sigma factor antagonist (This anti-anti-sigma factor, or anti-sigma factor antagonist, belongs to a family that includes characterized members SpoIIAA, RsbV, RsfA, and RsfB.): MNNRPDETRSQAAGDPAADLCHRLGVVAESTGQVIVLHARGEIDAYTLPRWRALLESAVPESAAGGHLVVDLHEVTFLSVRAIMVLADLAQQLDRRGIGTHIADGRAAKTIARVIDLADMTEWLSIHRDLDTALAATAGPRSDT; encoded by the coding sequence TTGAACAATCGTCCCGACGAAACCCGTTCGCAGGCAGCCGGCGACCCGGCTGCCGATCTCTGCCATCGCTTGGGTGTCGTCGCGGAATCCACAGGGCAGGTCATCGTGCTGCATGCTCGCGGGGAGATCGACGCCTACACCCTCCCACGCTGGCGGGCCCTGCTCGAGTCCGCTGTCCCCGAGTCCGCCGCCGGTGGTCATCTCGTCGTCGACCTGCACGAGGTCACGTTCCTGTCGGTACGTGCCATCATGGTCCTCGCCGACCTGGCGCAGCAGCTGGACCGACGCGGCATCGGGACGCATATCGCCGACGGACGGGCCGCCAAGACCATCGCGCGCGTGATCGACCTCGCGGACATGACAGAGTGGCTTTCGATTCACCGGGACCTCGACACGGCTCTCGCCGCCACTGCCGGTCCGCGCTCCGATACCTGA
- a CDS encoding helix-turn-helix transcriptional regulator, which translates to MESLNFESDDLAATEEFLNNAYTRVQIGNHGQHQVRTRIRREVLGSINFDQLEMGFDMAYDADPLGRVCLVTVHSGRIEENYHDYGTDTFTPGQTGLLTPHDLPYSGVIRTSRYDITMFDPAILNRMATAAGGDRVRVAGHRPVSVAAGQRLRRVIIHLQQIAADPDAANSPLTVTSASDYLAATVLATMPTTAEHEPNATDRHDAHPHTVRRAIAYLESHLGDRVAIADVAAATFVTPRALQLAFRRHLNTTPLEYLQQLRLAAAHEQLGAAGPGDGRTVASIAYRWGFTHPGRFATAYRQRYGRSPSQTLRE; encoded by the coding sequence GTGGAGAGTCTGAATTTCGAGAGCGACGACCTGGCCGCGACCGAGGAGTTCCTCAACAACGCCTACACCCGGGTGCAGATCGGCAACCACGGCCAGCACCAGGTGCGCACCCGGATCCGTCGCGAGGTGCTCGGTTCGATCAACTTCGACCAGCTCGAGATGGGTTTCGACATGGCCTATGACGCCGACCCGCTCGGTCGGGTCTGCCTGGTCACCGTGCACAGTGGCCGGATCGAAGAGAACTATCACGATTACGGCACCGATACCTTCACTCCCGGGCAGACAGGTCTGCTCACCCCCCACGACCTGCCCTATTCCGGGGTCATCCGGACCAGCCGCTACGACATCACCATGTTCGACCCCGCGATCTTGAACCGGATGGCCACCGCCGCGGGCGGGGACCGGGTGCGTGTGGCCGGGCACCGACCCGTCAGTGTCGCGGCCGGACAGCGGCTGCGGCGGGTGATCATCCATCTGCAGCAGATCGCCGCGGACCCCGATGCGGCGAACAGCCCGCTCACCGTGACGTCGGCCTCGGACTATCTCGCCGCGACCGTGCTGGCCACCATGCCGACGACCGCCGAGCACGAGCCGAACGCGACCGATCGGCACGACGCTCACCCGCACACCGTGCGCCGCGCCATCGCCTATCTGGAGTCGCATCTGGGTGACAGAGTCGCGATCGCGGATGTCGCGGCGGCGACCTTTGTCACCCCTCGCGCCTTGCAGCTCGCCTTTCGCCGTCATCTGAACACGACGCCGCTCGAGTACCTGCAGCAATTGCGCCTTGCCGCGGCACACGAACAACTCGGTGCCGCTGGGCCCGGTGACGGCCGGACTGTCGCGAGCATCGCCTACCGCTGGGGCTTCACCCATCCGGGCCGCTTCGCCACTGCCTACCGCCAACGCTATGGCCGTTCACCGAGTCAGACGCTGCGCGAGTGA
- a CDS encoding ATP-binding protein encodes MKPFEIDFSADAARLAEVRHALQAWLAEVPVDPDQAYDIVLAVGEACTNAVEHGHRGDGGTVRVTAALTETHLHTVVTDTGHWIAPRPDTDASRGRGMGIMRALSSEFEVSTSGAGTVVEMWFARS; translated from the coding sequence GTGAAGCCGTTCGAGATCGACTTCTCGGCAGACGCCGCGCGGTTGGCCGAAGTACGCCACGCGCTACAGGCTTGGCTGGCCGAGGTGCCGGTCGACCCGGACCAGGCATACGACATCGTGCTCGCCGTCGGTGAGGCGTGTACCAACGCCGTCGAGCACGGTCACCGTGGCGACGGCGGCACAGTACGCGTAACCGCGGCGCTCACCGAAACCCACCTCCACACCGTCGTGACCGACACGGGGCACTGGATCGCACCCCGCCCGGACACCGATGCGTCACGCGGGCGGGGGATGGGCATCATGCGCGCCCTCAGCAGTGAATTCGAGGTCAGTACCTCGGGGGCGGGCACCGTAGTGGAGATGTGGTTCGCTCGGTCGTGA
- a CDS encoding STAS domain-containing protein has product MSVEGGFRDLDVQTRAQDDFEILTVRGEVDMASAPQLQAALEKAQQGGKTLVVDMTEVGFLGSAGLSALLVVSKAAPYQLRVVASREVARPIELTGLDKLLAVYGTLEAAIAAEPNAH; this is encoded by the coding sequence GTGAGTGTAGAAGGCGGCTTCCGAGACCTCGACGTGCAGACACGAGCACAAGACGACTTCGAAATCCTTACCGTGCGTGGGGAAGTGGATATGGCCTCGGCGCCCCAGCTGCAAGCGGCGCTGGAGAAGGCACAGCAGGGCGGCAAGACGCTGGTGGTCGATATGACCGAGGTCGGCTTCCTCGGCTCGGCCGGGCTCAGCGCGCTGCTGGTCGTGTCCAAGGCAGCGCCGTACCAGCTGCGCGTGGTCGCCTCTCGTGAGGTGGCGCGACCGATCGAACTGACCGGGCTGGACAAGCTGCTCGCGGTATACGGCACCCTGGAAGCGGCGATCGCCGCGGAGCCGAACGCGCACTAG
- a CDS encoding response regulator, translating to MTDPGQPVDILLVEDDPGDELMTREAFEDNKIGNTLHVVRDGQEALDFIYRTGAYADAPRPDLILLDLNLPKYDGRQVLEKIKADPELSHIPVVVLTTSAAEEDILRSYKLHANAYVTKPVDLDQFIAAIRQIDEFFVQVVRLPRVREPRPRT from the coding sequence ATGACCGATCCCGGCCAGCCGGTCGACATCCTGCTCGTCGAAGACGACCCCGGCGACGAGCTGATGACGCGGGAAGCCTTCGAGGACAACAAGATCGGTAACACACTGCACGTGGTCAGGGACGGCCAGGAGGCGCTGGACTTCATCTATCGCACCGGCGCGTACGCCGACGCTCCACGACCGGATCTGATCCTGCTGGATCTGAACCTGCCCAAGTACGACGGCAGGCAGGTACTGGAGAAGATCAAGGCCGATCCGGAACTGTCCCACATCCCCGTGGTCGTGCTCACCACATCGGCGGCCGAGGAAGACATCCTGCGCAGCTACAAGCTGCACGCGAACGCCTACGTCACCAAGCCGGTGGATCTCGACCAGTTCATCGCCGCGATCAGGCAGATCGACGAGTTCTTCGTCCAGGTCGTGCGGCTCCCGCGCGTGCGGGAGCCGCGACCTCGGACCTAG
- a CDS encoding sensor histidine kinase, whose protein sequence is MILVAVIGAAAGAQVIAHTNRVTDRLLSQTLPAATEAHRLQGALLNQETGIRGYVITGDPQFLEPYDKGREEQTRAADRLRELLADHPGLLADLAAVELAAQQWRADFTDPATGAVSSRAGIGTDAATGAVRRKALFDAVRDTFAVQNDQLAAVVDSDSAELENARTTRNIVLSGIVAVFLLTGVLLTVLVRRLVVRPLGYLTESSRRVAAGEFDAHIEAVGPSDIALVCEAVENMRHHIVAELDSARIQEAALLSQKQDLDIHAEELRRSNTELEQFAYVASHDLQEPLRKVASFCQLLEKRYGDQLDERGKQYIDFAVDGAKRMQVLINDLLTFSRVGRMSEGTEPVGLDQTLDEAVAALSATIEESEAVIERPAALPELVGEPTLLTMLWQNLLGNAIKFRTPGLTPVVRVECVPTAEDAEEWEFSVSDNGIGVEAEFAEKVFVIFQRLHPRDAYGGTGIGLAVCKKIVEFHGGRIWLDTDYRDGTRLCFTLRASAPATTVVSIENEVFA, encoded by the coding sequence ATGATCCTGGTGGCGGTCATCGGTGCCGCGGCGGGCGCCCAGGTCATCGCGCACACCAACCGCGTCACCGACCGTCTGCTCTCCCAAACTCTGCCGGCGGCCACCGAAGCCCATCGGCTCCAAGGAGCGCTGCTCAATCAGGAGACCGGCATCCGCGGCTACGTCATCACCGGCGACCCGCAGTTCCTCGAGCCCTACGACAAAGGGCGCGAGGAGCAGACACGTGCCGCGGACCGCCTGCGCGAGCTGCTCGCAGACCATCCCGGATTGCTCGCAGATCTGGCCGCGGTCGAGCTCGCGGCCCAGCAGTGGCGGGCCGACTTCACCGACCCGGCGACCGGGGCGGTGTCATCTCGAGCGGGCATCGGCACCGACGCCGCCACGGGCGCGGTGCGGAGAAAGGCGCTCTTCGACGCTGTGCGCGACACCTTCGCGGTACAGAACGACCAGCTCGCCGCAGTCGTCGACAGTGATTCCGCCGAGCTGGAAAACGCCCGCACCACACGCAACATCGTGCTGTCGGGCATCGTCGCGGTCTTCCTGCTGACCGGGGTGCTGCTCACCGTTCTGGTCCGGCGACTGGTAGTTCGGCCGTTGGGCTATCTCACCGAGTCGTCGCGGCGGGTGGCAGCGGGGGAGTTCGACGCGCATATCGAGGCAGTCGGCCCGTCGGATATCGCGTTGGTCTGCGAGGCGGTGGAGAACATGCGCCACCACATCGTCGCCGAGCTCGACTCCGCGCGCATCCAGGAGGCGGCCCTGCTGAGCCAGAAGCAGGATCTCGACATCCATGCCGAGGAGCTGCGCCGATCCAATACCGAATTGGAGCAGTTCGCCTACGTCGCGTCGCATGACCTGCAGGAGCCGCTGCGCAAGGTCGCCTCGTTCTGTCAGTTGCTCGAGAAGCGCTACGGCGACCAGCTCGACGAGCGCGGCAAGCAGTACATCGACTTCGCCGTCGACGGCGCCAAACGCATGCAGGTACTGATCAACGACCTGCTCACCTTCTCCCGCGTCGGCCGGATGTCGGAGGGCACCGAGCCGGTGGGCCTGGATCAAACCCTCGACGAGGCGGTGGCTGCCCTGTCGGCGACCATCGAGGAATCCGAAGCCGTGATCGAGCGCCCGGCGGCGTTGCCGGAGCTCGTCGGAGAACCGACTCTGTTGACCATGCTGTGGCAGAACCTCCTCGGCAACGCGATCAAATTCCGCACGCCCGGCCTGACCCCGGTGGTCCGGGTGGAATGTGTTCCCACCGCCGAAGACGCCGAGGAGTGGGAGTTCTCGGTGTCGGACAACGGGATCGGCGTCGAGGCCGAATTCGCGGAGAAGGTCTTCGTCATCTTCCAGCGCCTGCATCCGCGAGACGCTTACGGCGGCACCGGGATCGGTTTGGCTGTGTGCAAGAAGATCGTGGAGTTCCACGGCGGCCGGATCTGGCTCGACACCGACTACCGTGACGGCACCCGTCTGTGCTTCACCCTGCGGGCGTCCGCGCCCGCGACCACCGTTGTATCCATCGAGAACGAGGTATTCGCATGA
- a CDS encoding PP2C family protein-serine/threonine phosphatase yields the protein MVRSDALNADLFAAGPGSRRQLHILLVEDDPGDALLVEEMVADLSPRPHLDWVRTLTEAGERIRTDVPDCVLLDLHLPDAHGLEALAGIRERNDQVPVVVMTGLDQERTGLFALAAGAQDYLVKGRVDPELFGRAVRYAIQRKQAERTSAALQASQMRAQENSRLERGLLPTPLLGADPAVEVVSRYRPGRDHSLLGGDFYDVVQDPTGVVHAIIGDVSGHGPDAAATGVALRLAWRTLVLSGVTGARQLNLLEEVLLAERADQQTFATATSLVLDPAARQVSVRRAGHPGMLRCTGAALSWVEVPGGPALGFVPGYAQWPAHEMALAHDEGLMLFTDGLFEGRVGDGSTRLGEDGLFELAQTLPAEQPETFVDALIGQVAELSSAAGGLDDDVAILYLRWSDVMRRTT from the coding sequence GTGGTCCGCAGTGACGCGTTGAACGCCGATCTCTTCGCGGCGGGGCCCGGATCGCGGCGTCAACTCCACATACTGCTGGTCGAGGACGACCCCGGCGACGCCTTGCTGGTGGAGGAGATGGTCGCGGACCTGTCTCCGCGCCCGCACCTGGATTGGGTACGCACCCTGACCGAGGCCGGCGAGCGCATACGCACCGACGTCCCCGATTGTGTGCTGCTCGATCTGCATCTGCCCGACGCCCACGGACTCGAGGCGCTGGCCGGAATCCGCGAACGCAACGACCAGGTCCCTGTCGTGGTGATGACCGGGCTCGACCAAGAGCGCACCGGGCTGTTCGCGCTGGCCGCCGGCGCCCAGGACTACCTGGTCAAGGGTCGGGTGGACCCGGAATTGTTCGGGCGCGCAGTGCGTTACGCGATCCAGCGCAAGCAGGCCGAACGCACCAGCGCGGCCCTGCAGGCCAGCCAGATGCGGGCACAGGAGAACTCCCGACTCGAACGCGGACTGTTGCCGACCCCGCTTCTGGGCGCCGACCCCGCGGTGGAGGTGGTGTCGCGGTATCGCCCCGGTCGTGACCACTCCCTGCTCGGTGGCGACTTCTACGACGTGGTCCAGGACCCGACCGGCGTCGTGCATGCCATCATCGGCGACGTCTCCGGCCACGGTCCCGACGCCGCGGCGACCGGAGTCGCCCTACGGCTGGCGTGGCGCACGCTGGTGCTCAGCGGTGTCACCGGCGCCAGACAACTGAATCTGCTCGAGGAAGTACTGCTCGCCGAACGCGCCGACCAGCAAACCTTCGCTACCGCCACCAGCTTGGTACTCGATCCGGCCGCCCGGCAGGTCTCGGTACGTCGTGCGGGTCACCCCGGCATGCTGCGGTGCACCGGTGCCGCACTGAGCTGGGTCGAGGTGCCAGGCGGACCGGCGCTGGGTTTCGTCCCGGGCTACGCGCAGTGGCCCGCGCACGAAATGGCACTGGCGCACGACGAGGGGCTGATGCTGTTCACCGATGGGCTGTTCGAAGGGCGCGTCGGTGACGGCAGCACCCGCCTCGGCGAGGACGGATTGTTCGAACTGGCACAGACACTGCCCGCCGAGCAGCCCGAGACCTTCGTCGACGCGCTGATCGGGCAGGTCGCGGAACTGTCCTCGGCGGCAGGCGGTTTGGATGACGATGTGGCAATCCTGTATTTGCGGTGGAGTGATGTGATGAGGCGGACGACGTGA
- a CDS encoding cupin domain-containing protein: MTTDDWRHNGVRVIPADQLDPNTAQTPGMERAAAIDFARVGARKIWAGTVTIHPNAKTGAHHHGALESVIYVIRGRARMRWGDQLEFVAEAGPGDFIFVPPYVPHQEINAGIDEPLECVLVRSDSEAVVVDLDIEPIEKPEAVHWIDPIHHQP; encoded by the coding sequence ATGACTACCGATGACTGGCGGCACAACGGTGTGCGGGTGATCCCCGCGGATCAGCTCGATCCGAACACCGCGCAGACACCCGGAATGGAGCGGGCGGCCGCGATCGATTTCGCCCGGGTCGGTGCGCGGAAGATCTGGGCCGGAACCGTCACGATCCATCCGAACGCCAAGACCGGGGCACACCACCACGGCGCACTCGAGAGTGTGATCTACGTGATCCGCGGTCGCGCTCGGATGCGGTGGGGCGACCAGCTGGAATTCGTAGCGGAAGCCGGTCCTGGCGACTTCATCTTCGTGCCACCGTATGTCCCGCACCAGGAAATCAACGCCGGCATCGACGAACCGCTGGAATGCGTGCTGGTGCGTAGCGACAGCGAAGCCGTCGTCGTCGATCTCGACATCGAGCCGATCGAGAAGCCCGAAGCCGTGCACTGGATCGACCCCATCCACCACCAGCCGTAG
- a CDS encoding VOC family protein, producing the protein MASVRQIQVTFDCAEPERVARFWSQVLGYEHMGSACVDPSGAGPRLYFQRVPEGKVVKNRLHLDVRVGTGLVGDERVAALESECARLVALGAVRVRLLRADGVNESCLVMQDIEGNEFCLD; encoded by the coding sequence ATGGCGTCGGTTAGGCAGATCCAAGTCACCTTCGACTGCGCAGAGCCTGAGCGTGTTGCTCGCTTCTGGTCGCAGGTTTTGGGGTATGAGCACATGGGCTCGGCGTGTGTTGATCCGTCAGGTGCGGGTCCGCGCTTGTACTTTCAGCGTGTTCCCGAGGGGAAGGTCGTGAAGAATCGGCTGCATCTCGACGTGCGGGTCGGGACCGGGCTCGTGGGTGACGAGCGCGTGGCCGCACTCGAATCCGAATGTGCACGACTGGTCGCGCTCGGCGCGGTTCGTGTGCGACTACTGCGCGCCGATGGCGTCAACGAATCGTGCCTGGTGATGCAGGACATCGAGGGCAACGAGTTCTGTCTCGACTGA
- a CDS encoding HIT family protein encodes MRGCLICDKHNGVGPLVSPVIHIDDHVVVTHRPALDEWVRPGYLFVEPRRHVATLDLLDDIETVAFARAVRSSIGALRRVLEPAHVFMFVAGLSAAGVHLHQHIFTRPAGTARDIPWHHADSADAPRIPATGLDALCGELAAAFPD; translated from the coding sequence ATGCGGGGGTGCCTGATCTGCGACAAACACAACGGGGTCGGACCGCTGGTGAGCCCGGTGATCCATATAGACGACCACGTGGTGGTGACCCACCGTCCCGCCCTTGACGAGTGGGTTCGGCCCGGCTACCTGTTCGTCGAGCCCCGTCGTCACGTGGCGACCCTCGACCTGCTCGACGACATCGAGACAGTGGCGTTCGCGCGTGCTGTCCGCTCGTCGATCGGTGCGCTGCGCCGAGTTCTCGAACCCGCCCACGTCTTCATGTTCGTGGCGGGCCTGAGTGCGGCCGGCGTCCACCTCCACCAGCACATCTTTACTCGGCCCGCCGGCACCGCACGAGATATACCGTGGCACCACGCCGACTCTGCGGACGCTCCGCGGATCCCAGCAACCGGACTGGATGCGCTCTGTGGCGAACTGGCAGCTGCGTTTCCGGACTGA
- a CDS encoding nuclear transport factor 2 family protein, whose translation MPDQLTGAVDAAITCELRLLDPKVRSSPELISELLDPEFVEIGASGRRWSRSEIIAMVVEQAATLTEPILARDMRGELLADGVVHLTYTSEFEGRRAFRSSLWRQMKHRWQLYFHQGTPSAL comes from the coding sequence ATGCCGGATCAGCTGACCGGAGCGGTAGATGCTGCGATTACTTGTGAACTGCGACTACTCGATCCGAAGGTACGTTCATCACCCGAACTCATTTCCGAGTTGCTCGATCCCGAGTTCGTCGAGATCGGCGCCTCGGGGCGGCGGTGGAGCCGATCGGAGATCATCGCAATGGTCGTCGAGCAGGCCGCGACGCTGACCGAGCCGATCTTGGCGCGCGATATGCGTGGCGAGCTTCTTGCCGACGGTGTCGTACATCTGACCTACACGTCCGAATTCGAGGGGCGTCGTGCCTTTCGGAGTTCGCTGTGGCGGCAGATGAAACACCGCTGGCAGCTGTACTTCCATCAAGGAACCCCCAGCGCGTTGTGA
- a CDS encoding uridine kinase family protein, whose protein sequence is MERSTPRLGATRLVAVDGPGGAGKSTLAAQLATACGATLIHTDDFASWDNQLDWWSRLEEQVLSPIARGQVGRYQRYDWDARALAEWHEVTPPAVLILEGVSAARAAVRDRLSLSVWVQTPPEVRLARGLHRDGVDSLPLWQRWMADEDLHFAADRTSEHADVIISGQTS, encoded by the coding sequence GTGGAGCGGAGCACGCCGCGGCTGGGCGCGACGAGGTTGGTCGCGGTGGACGGACCCGGCGGCGCCGGGAAGTCCACGCTGGCGGCTCAGCTGGCCACGGCCTGCGGCGCGACGCTGATTCATACCGATGACTTCGCCTCTTGGGACAATCAGCTCGATTGGTGGTCTCGGCTCGAGGAGCAGGTCTTGTCGCCGATCGCTCGTGGACAGGTGGGCCGATACCAGCGCTACGACTGGGACGCACGGGCTTTGGCGGAGTGGCACGAAGTCACACCACCTGCGGTCCTGATCCTCGAAGGGGTGTCTGCTGCTCGCGCGGCTGTGCGCGACCGGCTTTCGCTGTCGGTCTGGGTCCAGACCCCGCCCGAGGTGAGACTCGCCAGAGGACTCCATCGCGACGGCGTCGACTCACTTCCGCTGTGGCAGCGCTGGATGGCTGACGAGGATCTGCACTTCGCCGCTGACCGAACGTCGGAACACGCCGATGTGATCATCAGCGGACAGACGAGCTGA
- a CDS encoding SigB/SigF/SigG family RNA polymerase sigma factor, giving the protein MSKTTAHLTYEHAEPLFSQLALTDPRSPEHDALREEIIEICLPLAEHIARKYAGRGEVFDDLLQTARLGVVMAVDRYDVTTGSPFLGFAVPTVMGEVRRHFRDNIWPLHVPRREKELQSKVREVTDELTRRLHRSPTAHELATELDVPVTDIARTLVAANAFQTRSLDTPARETDGDPSMTIAETFGDEDPRFQLTEDTITVAPLLAQLSPEDRQLLIWRFYDTLTQGEIAQRLGVSQMSVSRKLTRLLGELRAQTTDDQLVLAG; this is encoded by the coding sequence ATGTCCAAGACCACCGCCCATCTCACCTACGAACACGCCGAACCCTTGTTCTCGCAGCTGGCGTTGACCGACCCGCGCAGCCCTGAGCACGATGCTCTGCGCGAGGAGATCATCGAGATCTGCCTGCCGCTCGCCGAGCACATCGCGCGCAAGTACGCCGGTCGCGGTGAAGTGTTCGACGATCTGCTCCAGACCGCGCGCCTCGGCGTGGTCATGGCGGTCGACCGCTACGACGTGACCACCGGATCACCCTTCCTGGGTTTCGCTGTCCCCACCGTCATGGGTGAGGTGCGCAGGCACTTCCGCGACAACATCTGGCCGTTGCACGTGCCGCGTCGCGAAAAGGAGCTACAGAGCAAAGTGAGGGAGGTGACCGACGAGTTGACCCGTCGACTCCACCGCTCCCCCACCGCCCACGAACTCGCCACCGAGCTCGACGTTCCGGTCACCGACATCGCCCGGACCCTGGTGGCGGCCAACGCATTCCAGACCCGCAGCCTCGACACCCCCGCACGCGAGACCGACGGCGATCCCAGCATGACCATCGCCGAGACCTTCGGCGACGAGGACCCCCGCTTCCAGCTGACCGAGGACACGATCACCGTCGCACCCCTGCTGGCACAGTTGTCGCCGGAGGATCGGCAGCTGCTGATCTGGCGTTTCTACGACACACTCACGCAAGGCGAGATCGCGCAACGCCTCGGTGTCTCCCAGATGAGCGTTTCTCGCAAACTCACCAGACTGCTGGGCGAGCTGCGTGCGCAGACCACCGACGACCAACTCGTACTCGCGGGCTGA
- a CDS encoding CocE/NonD family hydrolase: MPEARSDRLRLLAPDQEATAFAVVSDLLTGNAAGVPEYLVDDIAAIRGRCRFAQVHIPGYGGDLLDAMAAWPISGGPHALVVLPAGLDPAGWKMYSGALIRLLMRGYAVVAYTERGLPGSGGELTVAGPEDVADGSLVIDWALAHPEMQADPERIGLAGISYGSGIGQLVAQEDPRVKAVVALSTWADLGEALYDNQTRHILAAEALAAISEKPSAELVKVLEDFRTNTDIEGVLKYARRRSPAHSLDKRRRVPTFFTSYWHETIFPQNQLLTYFAEFPGPKRLDLAIGDHGAVEIPGLLLGVYTRTTEAAYDWLDHYLNGVDNGIDNDGVVHTETMHSFTVDSFAGLDGWSSNPVRTYHLTAPTSGTGDGALVLDPPSDFSQTIGSGEPNIRAVNQLVVDGFRERLLMPVRHKLAGIDRSAGAVWTSAPLPSPHHIAGFPRIRLTVTPTTKAVTVVAYLCDLDMVTGNLKIITHAATTVSNAVPEHSTAVELRLQATDYRVPADHHLAVVLATQDPLYAGETEPGTVVTLSAFHGAAGIDIPIAD, translated from the coding sequence ATGCCAGAAGCTCGCTCGGACCGCCTGCGTTTGCTCGCCCCCGATCAGGAAGCTACCGCGTTCGCTGTCGTTTCCGATCTGCTCACCGGGAACGCCGCCGGTGTCCCCGAATACTTGGTCGACGACATCGCCGCCATTCGCGGACGATGCCGGTTCGCTCAGGTCCACATTCCCGGCTACGGCGGTGATCTGCTCGACGCGATGGCTGCCTGGCCGATCAGCGGCGGCCCACATGCGCTTGTCGTGCTGCCCGCGGGCTTGGACCCAGCGGGCTGGAAAATGTACTCCGGGGCGCTGATCCGGCTGCTCATGCGCGGTTACGCCGTCGTCGCCTACACCGAGCGCGGCCTGCCCGGTTCCGGTGGTGAACTGACGGTGGCCGGTCCCGAAGACGTCGCAGACGGCTCACTGGTGATCGATTGGGCCCTCGCCCACCCGGAAATGCAGGCAGATCCAGAGCGTATCGGCCTGGCAGGCATCTCCTACGGCTCAGGGATCGGGCAGCTGGTCGCCCAAGAAGATCCCCGCGTGAAAGCCGTTGTCGCTCTGAGCACCTGGGCGGACCTCGGCGAAGCCTTGTACGACAATCAGACCCGCCACATCCTCGCCGCTGAAGCCCTGGCCGCGATCAGTGAGAAGCCCAGCGCCGAACTGGTGAAGGTACTCGAGGACTTCCGGACGAACACCGACATCGAAGGTGTGCTGAAGTACGCGCGACGGCGCTCACCCGCCCACTCCCTGGATAAGCGCCGCCGCGTGCCGACCTTCTTCACCAGCTACTGGCACGAGACCATCTTTCCGCAGAACCAGCTGCTGACCTACTTCGCCGAGTTCCCCGGGCCCAAGCGCCTGGATCTGGCGATCGGAGATCATGGGGCAGTGGAGATCCCGGGCTTGCTGCTCGGGGTGTACACCCGCACCACCGAGGCCGCATACGACTGGCTCGACCACTATCTCAACGGTGTCGACAACGGCATCGACAACGACGGTGTCGTGCACACCGAGACCATGCACAGCTTCACCGTCGACTCCTTCGCCGGCTTGGACGGTTGGTCGTCCAATCCGGTCCGCACGTACCATCTCACCGCACCGACGAGCGGAACCGGCGACGGCGCGCTGGTTCTCGACCCGCCATCGGACTTCAGTCAAACGATCGGTTCCGGTGAGCCGAATATCCGCGCCGTGAATCAACTGGTCGTGGACGGCTTTCGTGAGCGGTTGCTCATGCCCGTGCGTCACAAGCTCGCCGGAATCGACCGGTCCGCCGGAGCGGTATGGACGAGCGCCCCGCTCCCGTCGCCGCACCACATCGCGGGCTTCCCGCGAATTCGTCTGACAGTGACTCCCACCACCAAGGCCGTCACCGTCGTCGCCTATCTCTGCGATCTGGACATGGTCACCGGCAACCTGAAGATCATCACCCATGCCGCGACCACCGTGAGCAACGCCGTACCGGAACATTCCACCGCGGTCGAACTGCGCTTGCAGGCCACTGATTATCGAGTCCCCGCCGACCACCACCTCGCCGTCGTCCTCGCCACCCAGGACCCGTTGTACGCCGGCGAAACCGAACCCGGCACCGTGGTGACACTGTCCGCGTTCCACGGTGCGGCGGGTATCGACATCCCCATAGCCGACTGA